From Bacillus rossius redtenbacheri isolate Brsri chromosome 16, Brsri_v3, whole genome shotgun sequence, a single genomic window includes:
- the LOC134539935 gene encoding snurportin-1, with protein sequence MEELLENLSSVSVTYSHNSVVKPHPKYSEFKRRSKEESQEVRRQELLKEQKRRRSERFDASRDLEAIFSKTRRPHRSIAKDKYKMMHSEWLVDVPTDMSSKWKMLLCPEGKHVLVIAVHGRTKLMDRRRQEVRSFSSVLPGGSPECPHELTVLDGIWVAREKTLYVLDMLCWAHHDVVDCEAEFRLFWLECKFKEMPEMADREANQGLRFRRLETHPCEPGTVEAAMSRFPPFPGGGPTLDGVLFYHLEAGYAMGRTTPLVGWLKGYMVPDLLGVPVAAGHLGGRPPGLSLRDHIQAEEKLMHRRRQRNRKERVRADKMECEQGGASADASEDAMDQQEDAVTEKDPSQSCQPTGVDSIVESAVSSQLMTS encoded by the exons ATGGAAGAATTACTGGAAAATTTATCTTCCGTTTCTGTTACGTATTCTCATAACAGCGTCGTTAAACCACATCCTAAGTACTCTGAATTTAAACGCCGGTCGAAAGAAGAGTCTCAAGAAGTAAGACGCCAAGAATTGTTAAAGGAGCAAAAAAG GCGAAGGAGCGAACGCTTCGATGCCTCCCGGGATTTGGAAGCAATCTTCTCCAAGACTCGAAGGCCTCACAGATCGATAGCCAAG GACAAGTACAAGATGATGCACTCGGAGTGGCTGGTGGATGTTCCGACCGACATGTCGTCAAAGTGGAAGATGCTGCTGTGCCCGGAGGGCAAACACGTGCTCGTCATCGCAGTGCAC GGCCGGACGAAGCTGATGGACCGGCGGAGGCAGGAGGTGAGGAGCTTCAGCTCGGTGCTCCCCGGGGGCAGCCCGGAGTGCCCCCACGAGCTCACGGTGCTGGACGGCATCTGGGTGGCCCGCGAGAAGACCCTGTACGTGCTGGACATGCTCTGCTGGGCCCACCACGACGTCGTGGACTGCGAG GCGGAGTTCCGCTTGTTCTGGCTGGAATGCAAGTTCAAAGAGATGCCGGAGATGGCGGACCGAGAGGCGAACCAGGGGCTCCGCTTCCGCCGGCTGGAGACGCACCCGTGCGAGCCGGGGACCGTGGAGGCGGCCATGTCGCGCTTCCCGCCCTTCCCGGGGGGCGGCCCCACCCTGGACGGGGTGCTGTTCTACCACCTGGAGGCGGGCTACGCGATGGGGCGCACCACGCCGCTGGTCGGCTGGCTGAAGGGGTACATGGTGCCCGACCTGCTGGGGGTGCCCGTCGCCGCGGGCCACCTGGGGGGCCGGCCCCCGGGACTCTCGCTGCGCGACCACATCCAGGCGGAGGAGAAGCTCATGCACCGGAGGAGGCAGCGCAACAGGAAGGAGCGCGTCAGGGCCGACAAG ATGGAGTGTGAGCAAGGTGGAGCCAGTGCAGACGCGTCGGAAGACGCGATGGACCAGCAGGAGGATGCTGTGACGGAGAAAGACCCTTCCCAGTCGTGCCAACCCACCGGTGTCGACTCTATCGTGGAATCTGCGGTTTCGTCCCAACTGATGACgtcttga